One part of the Helicobacter cetorum MIT 99-5656 genome encodes these proteins:
- the yajC gene encoding preprotein translocase subunit YajC — MGQMKEILTSILPLVALFFIFYFLIIRPQRQQQKKHKEMVESLIKGDKIVTQGGLIVEVLKAEANFFSVKLNDDTIVKLSKHHVAYKLDEGMTNNN, encoded by the coding sequence ATGGGACAAATGAAAGAAATTCTAACTTCTATTTTACCCTTGGTAGCACTATTTTTTATTTTTTATTTTTTGATTATTCGTCCACAACGCCAGCAACAAAAAAAGCATAAAGAAATGGTAGAGAGTCTGATTAAGGGCGATAAGATTGTAACCCAAGGCGGATTGATAGTTGAGGTGCTTAAAGCTGAAGCAAATTTTTTTAGCGTAAAGCTCAATGATGATACTATTGTAAAACTCTCTAAGCACCATGTGGCATATAAATTAGATGAAGGAATGACAAATAACAACTAA
- the nhaA gene encoding sodium/proton antiporter NhaA, with amino-acid sequence MNIKTENTLSVMLKNFITSESFGGIFLFLNAVLAMIVANSFLKESYFALWHVPFGFQIGDFFIGFSLHHWIDDVLMALFFLMIGLEIKRELLFGELSDFKKASFPVIAAIGGMVVPGLIYFVLNTNTPSQHGFGIPMATDIAFALGVVMLLGKRVPVALKVFLITLAVADDLGAIIVIAVFYTTNLKLAWLLGALGVILGLALLNRLNVRLLLPYLLLGVVLWFCVHESGIHATIAAVILAFMIPVKMPKNSESKELLELSKHYAQTSVEVLLTKEQQQILHSIEKKTSALQSPLERLEHFLAPISGYFIMPLFAFANAGVSISSSTNLEVDKVLLGVILGLCLGKPLGIFLITFIGEKLKITARPKGISWWHILGAGLLAGIGFTMSMFISNLAFTSEHKDAMEVAKIAILLGSLISGIFGALYLFLLDKRAALKK; translated from the coding sequence ATGAATATAAAAACAGAAAATACGCTCAGTGTGATGTTGAAAAATTTTATCACAAGCGAGTCTTTTGGGGGGATTTTTCTCTTTTTAAACGCCGTTTTAGCTATGATTGTGGCAAATTCGTTTTTAAAAGAGAGTTATTTTGCCTTATGGCATGTGCCTTTTGGGTTTCAAATAGGGGATTTTTTCATTGGTTTTAGTTTGCACCACTGGATTGATGATGTCTTAATGGCGTTATTCTTTTTGATGATAGGTCTAGAGATTAAAAGAGAGTTATTGTTTGGGGAGTTATCGGATTTTAAAAAGGCTTCTTTTCCTGTGATTGCGGCTATTGGGGGTATGGTAGTTCCTGGATTAATTTATTTTGTTCTCAATACTAACACCCCTTCTCAGCATGGTTTTGGGATTCCTATGGCGACAGATATTGCGTTTGCTTTAGGGGTAGTTATGCTCTTAGGTAAGAGAGTGCCAGTGGCTTTAAAGGTTTTTTTAATCACTCTAGCGGTGGCTGATGACTTAGGGGCGATTATAGTGATTGCGGTATTTTATACGACTAATTTAAAACTCGCATGGCTTTTAGGGGCGTTAGGGGTAATTCTAGGCTTGGCATTATTGAATCGTTTGAATGTGCGTTTGCTTCTACCTTACTTGCTTTTAGGAGTAGTGCTATGGTTTTGCGTGCATGAAAGTGGCATTCATGCGACGATTGCGGCGGTTATTCTAGCCTTTATGATACCGGTTAAAATGCCTAAAAATTCTGAGAGCAAAGAACTTTTAGAATTAAGCAAACACTACGCTCAAACAAGTGTTGAAGTGCTTTTAACCAAAGAGCAACAACAAATTTTACATTCTATTGAAAAGAAGACAAGTGCCTTGCAAAGCCCACTAGAAAGATTAGAGCATTTTCTAGCCCCTATCAGTGGCTATTTTATCATGCCCTTATTTGCGTTTGCAAATGCTGGGGTAAGTATTAGCTCTAGCACGAATTTAGAAGTGGATAAAGTGCTTTTAGGGGTCATTTTAGGGCTTTGTTTGGGTAAGCCTTTAGGGATTTTTCTCATCACTTTTATAGGCGAGAAGCTTAAAATCACCGCACGCCCTAAAGGTATAAGCTGGTGGCATATTTTAGGGGCTGGACTATTAGCTGGAATCGGCTTTACGATGTCTATGTTTATCTCTAACTTAGCTTTTACAAGCGAGCATAAAGATGCTATGGAAGTGGCAAAAATTGCGATTTTGCTAGGTTCGTTGATTTCTGGGATTTTTGGGGCTTTATATTTGTTTTTATTAGACAAAAGAGCCGCTTTAAAGAAGTGA
- a CDS encoding RecB-like helicase produces the protein MDTNRQCMALKASAGSGKTFALSVRFLALLFKGANPSEILTLTFTKKATAEMKERILGYLLDLQKESPKSEDVLKELEKKYDLNPSFVLDNAKKVYQRFLNAEVKISTIDAFFQSILRKFCWFVGLSANFEVNEDTELYQKWLNECFLSVLDSKQLKELSVFIAQCLSYESYKNEQVLELVRSLKNKQFLFALSKQKPIFDEERFLGMLRALKAKIQSIEIASDSAKKAIKCESFKGFLNSTLTWLKDKSEYRFFKKFRDKIPTLDTECERIEEELKRYYEAREYELFEAFPQFIQWYDNATCKIQALDFSAIKDKVYELLKHHQVMPAEFFYFRLDSKIAHILIDEFQDTSLSDYEILAPFIEEIKAGVGQAKWHRSVFFVGDVKQSIYGFRGSFSSLFEEVSKGFYQDNLEFNYRSSPLVIAYVNQIFEKAYQNFPTTYIPQKCPQNVTWNAARNATSGYVKVSLVADESELVLEQVLQEVKNLLVHQVEPKDITILCATNDNALEIKHYLQERLSEIYPSTESSASLSQFVESKIIKNALEYALAKEPYKPFYKHSVLKLAGYLHDDVIALPSFEPQKESVASFVWRVVEQFELYEEPAQSCLELAIDCKDASEFLKKLENQQIASLSAQGTQIMTIHKSKGMEFPYVILCERLNKAHTRQDKLLEEYDHTELKRLYYRMKNRELVDEAYKRALEEEKRRQSCEEMNVYYVAFTRARLGLIVVAKNGKDMCKKLELVPLEEGKIKSVTPSQKEPLATSILIKPHAYGKQVQEIEEEQDENYEKNDNQEAINFGVALHKGLECQYAYNIPKKSVLEYLDYHYGFYGLDYQALEESLKLFEDDTEIQSLFRGNELKGEVSFLHQGIVYRIDVLLWDKRQNLCVLDYKSSQNYQQSHTKQVRNYAEFLQSQAPTSSVKAGIVYAHKALLEKLWV, from the coding sequence ATGGATACAAACAGACAATGCATGGCTTTAAAAGCTTCAGCGGGGAGTGGGAAGACTTTTGCTTTGAGCGTGCGTTTTTTAGCCTTGCTGTTTAAGGGGGCTAATCCTAGCGAGATTTTAACGCTCACTTTCACTAAAAAAGCCACAGCCGAAATGAAAGAGCGGATTTTAGGGTATTTGCTAGACTTACAAAAGGAAAGTCCTAAGAGTGAAGATGTCCTAAAAGAATTAGAAAAAAAATATGACTTAAATCCTAGTTTTGTGCTAGATAATGCCAAAAAGGTGTACCAACGCTTTTTGAATGCAGAAGTTAAAATCAGCACGATTGATGCGTTTTTTCAAAGCATTTTAAGGAAATTTTGCTGGTTTGTGGGTTTGAGTGCGAATTTTGAAGTTAATGAAGACACAGAGTTGTATCAAAAATGGCTTAATGAGTGTTTTTTGAGTGTTTTAGATAGCAAGCAACTCAAAGAATTGAGCGTTTTTATCGCTCAATGTTTGAGTTATGAGAGCTATAAAAACGAGCAAGTTTTAGAGCTTGTTCGCTCTTTGAAAAACAAGCAATTTTTATTCGCCTTAAGCAAGCAAAAGCCTATTTTTGATGAAGAGCGTTTTTTGGGCATGCTAAGAGCCTTAAAGGCTAAAATTCAAAGTATAGAAATTGCATCAGATAGTGCTAAAAAGGCCATTAAATGCGAGAGTTTTAAGGGGTTTTTAAACAGCACTTTAACCTGGCTTAAAGATAAGAGCGAATATAGATTTTTTAAAAAATTTAGAGATAAAATCCCTACTTTAGACACAGAATGTGAAAGGATTGAAGAAGAATTAAAACGCTATTATGAAGCTAGAGAATACGAATTATTTGAAGCGTTTCCTCAATTCATTCAATGGTATGACAACGCCACTTGTAAAATCCAAGCCCTAGATTTTAGTGCGATTAAGGACAAGGTTTATGAGTTGCTTAAACACCACCAAGTGATGCCAGCGGAGTTTTTTTACTTTAGATTAGACAGCAAAATTGCACACATATTGATTGATGAATTTCAAGATACGAGTTTGAGTGATTATGAGATTTTAGCCCCTTTTATTGAAGAAATCAAAGCCGGAGTAGGCCAAGCTAAATGGCACAGAAGCGTGTTTTTTGTAGGTGATGTGAAACAGAGTATTTATGGCTTTAGGGGGAGTTTTAGTTCGCTGTTTGAAGAAGTCTCTAAAGGCTTTTACCAAGATAATTTGGAGTTTAATTATCGTAGTTCGCCCCTAGTCATAGCCTATGTGAATCAAATTTTTGAAAAAGCTTATCAAAATTTTCCCACTACTTATATTCCGCAAAAATGCCCCCAAAATGTTACATGGAATGCTGCAAGGAACGCTACAAGTGGGTATGTGAAAGTGTCCTTGGTCGCTGATGAGAGTGAGTTAGTGTTAGAGCAAGTTTTACAAGAAGTTAAAAATCTCTTAGTCCATCAAGTTGAGCCTAAAGATATTACGATTTTGTGCGCTACTAATGACAACGCCTTAGAAATCAAGCATTACTTACAAGAGCGTTTAAGCGAAATTTACCCAAGCACTGAATCTAGTGCGAGCTTATCTCAATTTGTAGAATCTAAGATTATTAAGAATGCCTTAGAATACGCCTTGGCAAAAGAGCCTTATAAGCCCTTTTATAAGCATAGTGTTTTAAAGCTCGCTGGATACTTGCATGATGATGTGATAGCTTTACCTAGTTTTGAACCACAAAAAGAGAGTGTAGCAAGCTTTGTGTGGCGTGTAGTGGAGCAATTTGAGCTTTATGAAGAGCCAGCACAGAGTTGCTTAGAATTAGCCATTGATTGTAAAGATGCTAGTGAGTTTTTAAAAAAATTAGAGAACCAACAAATCGCATCTTTAAGCGCTCAGGGGACACAGATTATGACCATTCATAAATCTAAGGGCATGGAATTTCCTTATGTGATTTTGTGTGAGCGTTTGAATAAGGCTCACACACGCCAAGATAAATTGCTTGAAGAATATGACCATACAGAACTCAAACGCCTTTATTACAGAATGAAAAATCGTGAGTTAGTAGATGAAGCCTACAAAAGGGCGTTAGAAGAAGAGAAAAGACGCCAGAGTTGCGAAGAGATGAATGTGTATTATGTGGCATTCACCAGGGCAAGGCTTGGACTCATTGTGGTGGCTAAAAATGGAAAAGATATGTGTAAAAAACTAGAGCTTGTGCCTTTAGAAGAAGGTAAAATCAAATCAGTTACTCCTTCTCAAAAAGAACCTTTAGCAACGAGCATTTTGATTAAGCCCCACGCTTATGGCAAACAGGTTCAAGAAATAGAAGAAGAACAAGATGAAAATTACGAAAAGAACGATAACCAAGAAGCGATTAATTTTGGAGTCGCCTTACACAAAGGCTTAGAATGTCAATATGCTTATAATATTCCTAAAAAAAGTGTTTTAGAATATTTAGATTACCATTATGGGTTTTATGGTTTGGATTATCAGGCTTTAGAAGAGAGCTTGAAGCTCTTTGAAGATGATACTGAAATTCAAAGTCTTTTTAGGGGTAATGAGCTGAAGGGTGAAGTCAGCTTCTTACATCAAGGAATTGTTTATAGAATAGATGTTTTGCTTTGGGACAAGCGACAAAACCTGTGTGTCTTGGATTATAAAAGCTCTCAAAATTATCAGCAAAGCCACACTAAGCAAGTGCGTAATTACGCCGAGTTTTTACAATCTCAAGCACCGACTTCTAGCGTGAAAGCCGGTATTGTCTATGCTCATAAAGCATTGCTTGAAAAACTATGGGTTTAA
- the rpsB gene encoding 30S ribosomal protein S2 — protein sequence MVTMKDLLECGVHFGHQTRRWNPKTKKFIFGVRKNIHIIDLQKTLRYFRYTYNIVRDATAQGKSIMFVGTKKQANETLKEFAQEIQVPYVNYRWLGGMLTNFSTIRKSVRKLEIIEEMENSGQIDLLTKKEKLMILRKKEKLDKYLGGVRHMKKIPDMIFIIDVAKEKIAVAEARKLHIPIVAPLDTNCDPDLVDYPIPGNDDAIRSIRLFCKEMSEAILEGRELMQEEIAHSDENSEEIEFVTNEEKEEVIAEIKEEVAQGAE from the coding sequence ATGGTAACCATGAAAGATTTATTAGAATGTGGTGTGCATTTTGGACACCAAACAAGGCGTTGGAATCCTAAAACCAAAAAATTCATTTTTGGGGTTAGAAAAAATATTCATATTATTGATTTGCAAAAGACTTTGCGTTATTTTAGATACACTTATAACATCGTGCGTGATGCCACCGCACAAGGTAAGAGCATCATGTTTGTAGGCACTAAAAAACAAGCGAATGAAACCTTAAAAGAATTTGCCCAAGAGATTCAAGTCCCTTATGTAAACTACCGCTGGCTTGGTGGAATGCTTACAAACTTCAGCACCATTAGAAAATCCGTAAGAAAATTAGAAATCATTGAAGAAATGGAAAATAGCGGTCAAATTGACTTGTTGACTAAAAAAGAAAAACTAATGATTCTAAGAAAAAAAGAAAAATTAGACAAGTATCTTGGTGGTGTGCGTCATATGAAAAAAATCCCTGATATGATTTTTATCATTGATGTGGCTAAAGAAAAAATTGCTGTAGCAGAGGCTAGAAAACTTCATATCCCTATCGTGGCTCCGCTAGATACAAATTGCGACCCTGATTTAGTGGATTACCCCATTCCTGGAAATGATGATGCGATTCGCTCCATTAGATTATTCTGCAAAGAAATGAGCGAAGCGATTTTAGAAGGGCGAGAACTCATGCAAGAAGAAATCGCTCATTCTGATGAAAATAGCGAAGAAATAGAGTTTGTAACTAACGAAGAAAAAGAAGAAGTGATTGCAGAAATCAAAGAAGAAGTAGCACAAGGAGCAGAATAA
- the tsf gene encoding translation elongation factor Ts — MAEINAQLVKQLRDLTDAGMMDCKKALVEVGGDLQKAIDFLREKGLSKAAKKVDRIAAEGVVALEVASDFKSAVMVEINSETDFVAKNEGFKELVKKTLETIKTHNTHTTEELLKSSLDNKPFEEYLHSQIAVIGENILVRKIANFKAPSSHIINGYAHSNARVGVLITMKYNDENNAKKVAELARNIAMHAAAMKPQVLDCKDFSLDFVKKETLALIAEIEKENEEAKRLGKPLKNIPTFGSSIELSNEVLANQKKAFENELKEQGKPEQIWDKIVPGKMERFIADNTLIDQRLTLLGQFYVMDDKKTIAQVVADYSKELNDSLEITEYVRFELGEGIEKKVENFAEEVALQMK, encoded by the coding sequence ATGGCAGAGATTAACGCACAATTAGTCAAGCAACTAAGAGACTTAACTGATGCTGGCATGATGGATTGTAAGAAAGCTCTTGTAGAAGTGGGCGGGGACTTACAAAAAGCGATTGATTTCTTGCGTGAAAAAGGCTTGAGCAAAGCCGCTAAGAAAGTCGATAGAATCGCCGCTGAGGGCGTAGTCGCTTTAGAAGTAGCGAGCGATTTTAAAAGTGCGGTTATGGTAGAAATCAATAGCGAAACAGATTTTGTAGCTAAAAATGAGGGCTTTAAGGAATTAGTGAAAAAGACTTTAGAGACTATCAAAACCCACAATACCCACACTACAGAAGAGCTACTAAAAAGCTCGTTAGACAACAAGCCTTTTGAAGAATATTTACATTCTCAAATCGCAGTGATTGGCGAAAACATCTTAGTGAGAAAAATCGCTAATTTTAAAGCCCCTAGCTCTCATATCATCAATGGTTATGCGCATTCTAACGCCAGAGTGGGTGTGTTAATCACCATGAAATACAATGATGAGAACAACGCTAAAAAAGTTGCTGAACTAGCAAGAAATATCGCTATGCATGCCGCAGCGATGAAACCCCAAGTATTAGATTGCAAAGACTTTAGCCTTGATTTTGTCAAAAAAGAAACTCTAGCTTTAATTGCTGAAATTGAAAAAGAAAACGAAGAGGCTAAACGCTTAGGCAAACCTTTAAAAAACATTCCTACTTTTGGTAGTAGCATTGAATTAAGCAATGAAGTTCTAGCTAATCAAAAGAAAGCCTTTGAAAACGAATTAAAAGAGCAAGGCAAGCCTGAGCAAATCTGGGATAAAATCGTTCCGGGAAAAATGGAAAGATTTATCGCTGATAACACACTCATTGACCAGCGCCTAACCCTTTTAGGACAATTCTATGTAATGGATGATAAAAAGACTATCGCTCAAGTGGTCGCTGACTATTCAAAAGAATTAAACGATTCTTTAGAAATCACTGAATATGTGCGTTTTGAGCTAGGCGAAGGCATTGAGAAAAAAGTAGAAAATTTCGCTGAAGAAGTTGCTTTGCAAATGAAATAA
- a CDS encoding type II restriction endonuclease, translated as MNTAKQNFIDKLKDFATELTDYVTTQLGDWNIKGFIDTDRNIYTISSDTKIISKILEIQLFPKFKIFANKNGYEIILAEKQNGYPDLSFVCKKNPKIKFAVDIKTTYRLDDCLGFCNGFTLGSHGEYFRNRTSTKNIQFPYSHYLGHICLGILYTRATSSDIDETKILQLDKLDSITSVIKDFIFFAEEKWKIASDKGGSGNTS; from the coding sequence ATGAATACAGCAAAACAAAATTTTATTGATAAACTTAAAGATTTTGCAACAGAACTAACTGATTATGTTACAACTCAATTAGGAGATTGGAATATTAAAGGATTTATTGATACAGATAGAAATATTTATACGATTTCATCAGATACTAAAATTATTTCAAAAATTCTTGAAATCCAACTTTTTCCAAAATTTAAAATATTTGCTAATAAAAATGGGTATGAAATTATTCTTGCTGAAAAACAAAATGGGTATCCCGACCTGTCTTTTGTATGTAAGAAAAATCCAAAAATAAAGTTTGCTGTAGATATAAAAACAACCTATCGCTTAGATGATTGTCTAGGTTTTTGTAATGGTTTTACATTGGGTTCGCATGGTGAATATTTTAGAAATCGCACTAGCACAAAAAATATTCAATTCCCTTATTCGCATTATCTAGGTCATATTTGTTTAGGTATTTTATATACACGAGCTACTTCTAGTGATATAGATGAAACAAAAATTTTACAATTAGATAAATTAGATAGCATTACTTCTGTTATTAAAGATTTTATATTCTTTGCCGAAGAAAAATGGAAAATCGCTAGTGATAAAGGTGGAAGTGGTAATACAAGCTAA
- a CDS encoding type II restriction endonuclease: MIKVEVVIQANIGSIQYIDDILQGNGVFKNLGEQIFDEYWINQGVLTIPDLKNQGSFKKLTKLAEFLEFKGIDIQKINPMKNKSKS, from the coding sequence GTGATAAAGGTGGAAGTGGTAATACAAGCTAATATTGGTAGCATTCAATATATTGATGATATTTTGCAAGGAAATGGCGTATTTAAAAATCTTGGAGAACAAATTTTTGATGAATATTGGATTAATCAAGGTGTATTAACAATACCTGATCTAAAAAATCAAGGTAGCTTTAAAAAACTGACAAAGTTAGCCGAGTTTCTTGAATTTAAAGGAATTGATATTCAAAAAATTAATCCTATGAAAAATAAGAGCAAATCTTAA
- a CDS encoding DNA adenine methylase, whose product MTKIFVPPIKSQGIKTKLVDWIKESSKKVKFERWVEPFMGTGVVAFNIQPQKALLCDNNPHLICFYKAIQDEKITPKIVRDFLNKEGLKLLQSNGEYYYEVRERFNKNHNSLDFLFLNRACFNGMIRFNQKGKFNVPFCKNPQRFAQSLVTKIVNQVENIAKIIKSNHYEFKCQDFQETLLETNQDDLIYADPPYIGRNTDYFDCWNEENEVILQQILSKSKHKFILSTWFSNKYRKNHYIFSIWKNYHIITKEHFYYVGAKENNRNIIYEALLSNVNISY is encoded by the coding sequence ATGACAAAAATATTTGTTCCACCTATAAAATCGCAAGGTATTAAAACAAAATTGGTAGATTGGATTAAGGAAAGTTCAAAAAAAGTTAAATTTGAGCGTTGGGTTGAGCCGTTTATGGGGACAGGCGTTGTAGCCTTTAATATTCAACCCCAAAAAGCCTTATTGTGCGATAATAATCCGCATTTAATTTGTTTTTATAAAGCTATTCAAGATGAAAAAATCACTCCAAAAATTGTGAGAGATTTTCTTAATAAAGAAGGTTTGAAATTATTGCAGAGCAATGGAGAATATTATTATGAAGTGAGAGAACGATTTAATAAAAACCACAACTCTCTTGATTTTTTATTCTTAAATCGTGCATGTTTTAATGGTATGATACGCTTTAATCAAAAAGGAAAATTTAATGTTCCATTTTGTAAAAATCCTCAGCGCTTTGCTCAAAGTTTGGTTACTAAAATTGTTAATCAAGTGGAAAATATAGCAAAAATTATTAAAAGCAATCATTATGAATTTAAGTGTCAAGATTTTCAAGAAACACTTTTAGAAACAAATCAAGACGATTTAATTTATGCTGACCCCCCTTATATTGGAAGAAATACGGATTATTTTGATTGCTGGAATGAAGAAAACGAAGTTATACTGCAACAAATATTATCAAAATCTAAACACAAGTTCATTCTTTCTACATGGTTTAGCAATAAATACCGCAAAAATCATTATATTTTTTCTATTTGGAAAAATTATCACATAATAACTAAAGAACATTTTTATTATGTTGGAGCAAAAGAAAACAATCGTAATATCATTTATGAAGCACTTTTGTCAAATGTGAATATATCGTATTAA
- a CDS encoding DNA adenine methylase — protein MNYIGSKYKLIAFIKENIHAVVGNNLSNAIFCDLFAGTGIVGRAFKRAVRKVISNDLEYYSFVLNQNYIYNTKEIPNKEELINMLNSVTLEKGFIYSHYSLGGSKRQYFSEINAQKIDAMRLKIEELKLSQSIDSNTYYFLLASLLESADRVANTASVYGAFLKQLKRSASKELILESAHFDLSKNSNEVYQQDSNDLIEKISGDILYLDPPYNARQYGANYHLLNTIATYKPFIPKGKTGLPNYQKSSFCSRAKILNAFENLIKKARFKYIFLSYNNEGLMSETEIRNILEKYGTYSLATKTYTRFKADNKRAQKATHTKEYLHILIK, from the coding sequence ATGAACTACATCGGCTCTAAATACAAGCTCATTGCTTTTATCAAAGAAAATATTCACGCTGTTGTGGGTAACAATCTCTCTAACGCTATTTTTTGTGATTTATTCGCTGGCACAGGCATTGTGGGGCGTGCGTTTAAACGAGCTGTTAGAAAAGTGATTTCTAATGATTTGGAGTATTATAGCTTTGTGCTGAATCAAAATTATATTTATAACACTAAAGAAATTCCTAATAAAGAAGAGCTTATTAACATGCTCAATAGCGTTACTTTAGAAAAGGGCTTTATCTATTCGCATTATTCTTTAGGGGGGAGCAAAAGGCAGTATTTTAGCGAAATAAACGCTCAAAAAATTGATGCGATGCGTTTAAAAATTGAAGAACTCAAACTTTCTCAAAGTATTGATAGCAACACCTATTACTTTTTGCTCGCTTCATTATTAGAGAGTGCAGACAGGGTGGCTAACACCGCTTCGGTTTATGGAGCTTTTTTAAAGCAGCTCAAAAGAAGCGCATCAAAAGAACTAATATTAGAAAGCGCTCATTTTGATTTGAGTAAAAATTCAAACGAAGTGTATCAGCAAGATTCTAATGATTTGATTGAAAAAATTTCAGGGGATATTTTGTATTTAGACCCCCCTTATAATGCGAGACAATACGGAGCGAATTACCATTTATTAAACACGATTGCCACTTACAAGCCTTTCATTCCAAAGGGAAAAACCGGCTTGCCCAACTATCAAAAATCATCTTTTTGCTCTCGTGCTAAAATCTTAAACGCTTTTGAAAATTTGATAAAAAAAGCACGATTTAAATACATCTTTTTAAGCTATAACAACGAAGGGCTTATGAGTGAAACAGAGATTAGAAACATCTTAGAGAAATATGGCACTTACTCATTAGCCACAAAAACTTACACACGCTTTAAAGCTGATAACAAACGCGCGCAAAAAGCCACGCACACCAAAGAATATTTGCACATCCTTATTAAGTGA
- the rplQ gene encoding 50S ribosomal protein L17: protein MRHRHGYRKLGRTSSHRKALLKNLAIALIEHNKIETGIYKAKELRSYIEKLTTVARNGDFNAHRHVFAYLQNKEATHKLVTEIAPKYAQRNGGYTRIQRTTFRRGDASTLATIEFV from the coding sequence ATGAGACATAGGCATGGATACCGTAAGCTTGGTAGAACAAGCTCACACAGAAAGGCATTGTTAAAAAATTTAGCGATTGCTTTGATTGAACACAATAAAATTGAAACCGGAATTTATAAGGCAAAAGAGTTACGCAGTTATATTGAGAAACTAACTACAGTGGCTCGCAATGGTGATTTTAACGCGCACCGCCATGTTTTTGCATATTTGCAAAACAAAGAAGCCACTCACAAGCTTGTAACTGAAATCGCACCTAAATACGCACAAAGAAATGGTGGTTACACAAGAATCCAACGCACCACTTTTAGAAGAGGGGACGCTTCTACACTCGCTACGATTGAATTCGTATAA
- a CDS encoding DNA-directed RNA polymerase subunit alpha, whose amino-acid sequence MKFIKTAPLIPSEIKVLEKEDNRVKISLAPFEFGYAVTLAHPIRRLLLLSSVGYAPIGLKIEGVHHEFDSLRGVTEDVSLFIMNLKNIRFIAKALAEENASQENQSVVVDYSFKGPMELRARDLVSEHVEIVNPEMPLATINEDTQLNFSLIIYKGMGYVPSENVRELMPESYMPLDCSFTPIKNVVYDIENVLVEGDPNYEKIVFNIETDGQIDPYEAFLSAVKIMGKQLGVFGENPITNTDYSNDYTQKDDSKDLSAKIETMNLSARCFNCLDKIGIKYVGELVLMSEEELKGVKNMGKKSYDEIAEKLNDLGYPVGTELSSEQKENLKKRLEKLEDKGGND is encoded by the coding sequence ATGAAATTTATCAAAACAGCACCATTGATTCCTTCAGAAATCAAGGTGTTAGAGAAAGAGGATAATCGGGTTAAGATTTCTCTAGCTCCATTTGAGTTTGGCTATGCCGTTACACTTGCTCATCCTATCAGAAGGTTATTGCTTTTAAGCTCTGTAGGATATGCCCCTATAGGTTTGAAGATTGAAGGCGTTCATCATGAGTTTGACTCATTAAGGGGGGTAACTGAAGATGTATCTCTCTTTATAATGAACTTAAAAAACATTCGCTTTATAGCTAAGGCGTTAGCAGAGGAGAATGCTTCTCAAGAGAACCAGTCAGTTGTAGTGGATTATTCTTTTAAGGGACCTATGGAGCTTAGGGCTAGAGATTTAGTTTCTGAGCATGTAGAGATAGTGAATCCTGAAATGCCCTTAGCAACGATCAATGAAGACACTCAATTGAATTTTTCACTCATTATCTATAAGGGAATGGGTTATGTGCCAAGTGAGAATGTGAGAGAATTGATGCCTGAGAGTTACATGCCTTTAGATTGTTCTTTCACGCCGATTAAAAATGTGGTTTATGATATTGAAAATGTTTTGGTTGAGGGCGACCCTAACTATGAAAAAATCGTTTTTAATATTGAAACAGATGGGCAGATTGACCCTTATGAAGCGTTTTTATCTGCAGTAAAGATTATGGGTAAGCAGCTGGGTGTTTTTGGAGAGAATCCAATTACTAATACCGATTATTCAAATGATTACACACAAAAAGATGACTCTAAAGATTTGAGCGCTAAGATTGAAACCATGAATTTGAGTGCTAGATGTTTTAATTGCTTGGATAAAATCGGTATTAAGTATGTGGGCGAACTCGTTTTAATGAGTGAAGAAGAGCTTAAAGGCGTGAAAAACATGGGCAAGAAGTCCTATGATGAAATCGCAGAAAAACTAAATGATTTAGGCTATCCTGTAGGCACAGAATTAAGCTCTGAACAAAAAGAAAATTTAAAGAAAAGATTAGAAAAATTAGAAGATAAGGGAGGCAACGACTGA